In Amycolatopsis endophytica, the following are encoded in one genomic region:
- a CDS encoding beta-xylosidase has protein sequence MREVLGGMLAAVLAVTALAGCTGSVPPQAEGSQGGVIGGAPPETTTTSPGAVQLQTGSPRESPGVVAAGGPGAPYNYGPTLMSDGATTRMWWCSQDPAALPPGDDILYAQAGSPDGPFTGPGGGVPPAALSGNPGQFDGVHACDPSVIRVDGTYYLYYTGAAGDHALGNSIGLATSTDGITWQRVNGGRPIVDPAHDTHRDNLYGAGQPAVVYLDGWFYLMFTDTTGLGAGWNGAGQFVLRSTDPTFASGVEALGEAGFAAVASTVTPRTKSLVDAFSADLMWIDALDAWAIAHETADGTTVTFWDRDFVRSPYRPLLIPGAWREGPGLVRQPDGHAPVSATDPCGRVPLDVVRATVTGEANAPTDLRRFGLDIVGVDACADPQRALTILDGFAVPSPVRTMDLVVSGQVVRVDRRSVARELADHVLDRRPDVMDRFPVAARLESGTRALAADGLGLGFLLDDGRLYPVREPGAVTANGSSTEDVTPARWRGFPAGPALG, from the coding sequence ATGCGTGAGGTGCTCGGCGGGATGCTGGCCGCGGTGCTGGCCGTCACCGCGCTGGCCGGGTGCACCGGCAGCGTCCCGCCCCAGGCCGAGGGCTCCCAGGGCGGCGTGATCGGTGGCGCCCCGCCGGAAACCACCACGACCTCGCCCGGCGCGGTCCAGTTGCAGACCGGCTCGCCGCGGGAAAGCCCCGGCGTCGTCGCGGCGGGCGGCCCCGGCGCGCCCTACAACTACGGCCCGACGCTGATGTCCGACGGCGCCACGACCCGGATGTGGTGGTGCAGCCAGGACCCGGCCGCGCTGCCACCGGGCGACGACATCCTCTACGCCCAGGCCGGCTCCCCGGACGGCCCGTTCACCGGTCCCGGCGGTGGGGTGCCGCCCGCGGCACTGTCCGGCAACCCCGGACAGTTCGACGGGGTGCACGCGTGCGACCCGTCGGTGATCCGCGTCGACGGGACCTACTACCTGTACTACACGGGTGCCGCGGGCGATCACGCGCTCGGCAACTCGATCGGCCTCGCGACCAGCACCGACGGCATCACCTGGCAGCGCGTCAACGGCGGCAGGCCGATCGTCGACCCGGCACACGACACCCACCGCGACAACCTCTACGGCGCCGGGCAGCCCGCCGTCGTGTACCTCGACGGCTGGTTCTACCTGATGTTCACCGACACCACCGGCCTCGGCGCGGGCTGGAACGGTGCCGGGCAGTTCGTGCTCCGCTCGACCGACCCCACCTTCGCGAGCGGCGTGGAAGCGCTGGGAGAGGCCGGATTCGCGGCGGTCGCAAGCACCGTCACCCCGCGCACGAAGTCGCTGGTCGACGCGTTCAGCGCCGACCTGATGTGGATCGACGCCCTCGACGCGTGGGCCATCGCGCACGAGACCGCGGACGGCACCACGGTCACCTTCTGGGACCGCGACTTCGTCCGCTCCCCGTACCGGCCGCTGCTGATCCCGGGGGCGTGGCGGGAGGGGCCGGGCCTGGTCCGGCAGCCGGACGGGCACGCCCCGGTGTCGGCGACCGATCCGTGCGGGCGCGTGCCGCTGGACGTCGTGCGCGCGACCGTGACCGGTGAAGCCAACGCGCCGACCGACCTGCGGCGGTTCGGACTGGACATCGTCGGCGTCGACGCCTGCGCCGATCCGCAGCGGGCGCTGACCATCCTCGACGGGTTCGCGGTGCCCTCGCCGGTGCGGACGATGGACCTGGTCGTCTCCGGGCAGGTGGTGCGCGTCGACCGCCGCTCGGTGGCGCGGGAACTCGCCGACCACGTGCTCGACCGCCGCCCGGACGTGATGGACCGGTTCCCGGTCGCGGCGCGGCTGGAGTCCGGGACGCGTGCGCTCGCGGCCGACGGCCTTGGCCTCGGTTTCCTGCTGGACGACGGCCGGCTCTACCCGGTGCGCGAGCCCGGCGCGGTCACCGCCAACGGCTCCTCGACGGAGGACGTGACACCGGCGCGGTGGCGTGGCTTCCCGGCGGGTCCGGCGCTGGGCTGA
- a CDS encoding B-4DMT family transporter has translation MVFRSWLVRGLGMAVLHAIAEIALAKATVYDPTGLTTTRIAVIALLVGAAALWSALDAWTRREEAGRTWFIAALVAGPVSGVLYVIGRALFVDRTGATELWPAVSGGAAFTALLVLVPAGLGLFVGGRLKRPGGPEEPEDDRTAPRRPRPSARPRPTPRHRAAGD, from the coding sequence ATGGTGTTTCGGTCCTGGCTGGTTCGCGGGCTCGGCATGGCGGTGCTGCACGCGATCGCGGAGATCGCGCTCGCCAAGGCGACGGTCTATGACCCGACGGGCCTGACGACGACCCGGATCGCGGTGATCGCGCTGCTGGTGGGCGCCGCGGCGCTGTGGAGCGCGCTGGACGCGTGGACGCGCCGCGAGGAGGCGGGCCGCACGTGGTTCATCGCGGCGCTGGTCGCCGGGCCGGTGTCGGGGGTGCTGTACGTGATCGGGCGCGCCCTGTTCGTCGACCGGACCGGCGCGACCGAGCTGTGGCCCGCGGTGTCCGGTGGCGCCGCGTTCACCGCGCTGCTGGTTCTGGTCCCGGCCGGGCTCGGCCTGTTCGTCGGCGGGCGGCTCAAGCGCCCCGGCGGACCCGAAGAGCCCGAGGACGACCGGACGGCGCCCCGGCGTCCGCGTCCCAGCGCGCGCCCGCGGCCCACGCCCCGTCACCGCGCCGCCGGGGACTGA
- a CDS encoding M24 family metallopeptidase yields MPDLHAARRDALRSLLNESGVDALLVTDLLNVRYLTGFTGSNAALLVHGGGEDRTLFCTDGRYTTQAGAEVPDLERVIDRESAPALLDRASTQAAAHRRTGFESQHVSVEAHDLLARHAGGVELIRAPGLVEQLRLVKDESEIEALRMACAAADRALAGLLEHGGIRPGRTELDVARDLENRMLDHGSSGPSFESIVASGPNSAIPHHRPTGRVLRAGDLVKLDFGATVDGYHSDMTRTVVLGRPADWQEDLYELVRRSQQGGLDAALDGRELAEVDRAARSVIEDGGHGEEFSHGLGHGVGLEVHEAPRLAGNVAGTLSAGMTVTVEPGVYLAGRGGVRIEDTLVVRDAAPELLTLSSKELVVV; encoded by the coding sequence GTGCCCGACCTCCACGCCGCCCGGCGCGACGCCCTGCGCTCCCTGCTCAACGAGTCCGGCGTCGACGCGTTGCTCGTCACCGACCTGCTCAACGTCCGCTACCTGACCGGTTTCACCGGGTCCAACGCCGCGCTGCTGGTCCACGGCGGGGGAGAGGACCGCACGCTCTTCTGCACCGACGGCCGCTACACCACCCAGGCCGGGGCCGAGGTGCCCGACCTGGAGCGCGTGATCGACCGCGAATCCGCCCCCGCGCTACTGGACCGGGCGAGCACGCAGGCCGCCGCGCACCGGCGCACCGGCTTCGAGAGCCAGCACGTCAGCGTGGAGGCCCACGATCTGCTCGCCCGCCACGCCGGGGGCGTCGAGCTGATCCGCGCGCCCGGTCTGGTCGAACAGCTGCGGCTGGTCAAGGACGAAAGCGAGATCGAGGCACTGCGCATGGCCTGCGCGGCCGCCGACCGCGCGCTGGCGGGCCTGCTGGAGCACGGCGGCATCCGGCCGGGCCGCACCGAGCTCGACGTCGCCCGTGATCTGGAGAACCGGATGCTCGACCACGGCTCGTCGGGGCCGTCGTTCGAGTCGATCGTCGCGTCCGGGCCGAACTCGGCGATCCCGCACCACCGTCCCACCGGTCGCGTCCTGCGGGCCGGTGACCTCGTCAAGCTCGACTTCGGCGCGACCGTCGACGGCTACCACTCCGATATGACCCGCACCGTCGTGCTCGGCCGTCCCGCGGACTGGCAGGAGGACCTGTACGAGCTGGTCCGGCGCTCGCAGCAGGGCGGGCTGGACGCCGCGCTGGACGGGCGGGAACTGGCCGAGGTGGACCGGGCCGCGCGGAGCGTGATCGAGGACGGCGGGCACGGCGAGGAGTTCTCGCACGGCCTCGGCCACGGCGTCGGGCTGGAGGTCCACGAGGCACCGAGGCTCGCGGGAAACGTCGCCGGTACACTGTCCGCTGGCATGACGGTCACCGTGGAACCTGGCGTCTACCTCGCCGGCCGCGGTGGCGTGCGCATCGAGGACACGCTGGTCGTGCGGGACGCCGCTCCCGAACTCCTCACCCTGAGCAGCAAGGAACTCGTGGTCGTCTGA
- the efp gene encoding elongation factor P: protein MATTNDLKNGLVLNLDGQLWSVVNFQHVKPGKGGAFVRTTLKHVLTGKVVDKTFNAGTKVDTATVDRRTMTYLYNDGSDFVFMDGETYDQITVPREIVGDGANYLLENTEVQVAIHEEVPLYVELPTSVELVVQHTDPGLQGDRSTGGTKPATLETGAEIQVPLFLSTGAKVKVDTRDGRYLGRA, encoded by the coding sequence GTGGCCACCACCAACGACCTCAAGAACGGCCTGGTGCTGAACCTCGACGGACAGCTCTGGTCCGTCGTGAACTTCCAGCACGTCAAGCCGGGCAAGGGTGGCGCCTTCGTGCGCACCACGCTCAAGCACGTGCTGACCGGCAAGGTGGTGGACAAGACCTTCAACGCGGGCACCAAGGTCGACACCGCGACGGTGGACCGCCGCACCATGACCTACCTGTACAACGACGGGTCGGACTTCGTCTTCATGGACGGCGAGACCTACGACCAGATCACGGTGCCGCGGGAGATCGTCGGCGACGGCGCGAACTACCTGCTGGAGAACACCGAGGTCCAGGTCGCGATCCACGAGGAGGTGCCGCTCTACGTCGAGCTGCCCACCTCGGTCGAGCTGGTCGTCCAGCACACCGACCCGGGCCTGCAGGGTGACCGCTCCACCGGCGGCACCAAGCCGGCCACGCTGGAGACCGGCGCCGAGATCCAGGTGCCGCTGTTCCTGAGCACCGGTGCCAAGGTCAAGGTCGACACCCGCGACGGCCGTTACCTGGGCAGGGCCTAG
- the nusB gene encoding transcription antitermination factor NusB: MSDSPAPRRGGQPGRRALRRRAVEILYEAAQRSLDPVTLLADRVGSTDADPVGDYTISLVEGVTANRERIDELLAEHAHGWSVDRMPPVDLSVLRVGVYELLWAADVPDPVAIDEAVGLARELSTDDSPRFVNGVLGRIGTIADRIRAVL; this comes from the coding sequence TTGTCCGACTCCCCAGCTCCCCGGCGCGGCGGTCAGCCCGGCCGTCGTGCTCTCCGCAGGCGCGCCGTCGAGATCCTGTACGAGGCCGCCCAGCGTTCACTCGATCCGGTGACGTTGCTGGCGGACCGGGTGGGCTCGACCGACGCCGACCCGGTCGGCGACTACACGATCTCGCTCGTCGAGGGCGTGACGGCGAACCGCGAGCGCATCGACGAGCTGCTGGCCGAGCACGCGCACGGCTGGTCCGTGGACCGCATGCCGCCGGTCGACCTGTCCGTGCTGCGGGTGGGTGTCTACGAGCTGCTGTGGGCGGCCGACGTGCCGGACCCGGTGGCGATCGACGAGGCGGTCGGCCTGGCCCGCGAGCTGTCCACCGATGATTCGCCGCGGTTCGTCAACGGCGTGCTGGGCCGGATCGGCACGATCGCGGACCGCATCCGCGCGGTTCTCTAG
- the bldD gene encoding transcriptional regulator BldD, whose translation MGDYAKALGAKLRGIRQQQGLSLHGVEQKSGGRWKAVVVGSYERGDRAVTVQKLAELADFYGVPVVELLPEGRVPSGAEPATKIVINLERLQQLPAEKVGPLARYAATIQSQRGDYNGKVLSIRTEDLRSLAIIYDMTPGELTEQLIDWGVLPPEARPAKED comes from the coding sequence ATGGGCGATTACGCCAAGGCGCTCGGGGCGAAGCTCCGCGGGATCCGCCAGCAGCAGGGCCTGTCCCTGCACGGGGTCGAGCAGAAGTCCGGGGGACGGTGGAAGGCCGTCGTGGTCGGTTCCTACGAACGTGGCGACCGTGCCGTGACCGTGCAGAAGCTGGCCGAGCTGGCCGACTTCTACGGCGTGCCGGTGGTCGAACTGCTGCCCGAGGGCCGGGTACCGTCCGGCGCCGAACCCGCCACCAAGATCGTCATCAACCTGGAGCGGCTCCAGCAGCTGCCCGCCGAGAAGGTCGGCCCGCTCGCCCGCTACGCCGCCACCATCCAGAGCCAGCGCGGCGACTACAACGGCAAGGTGCTCTCCATCCGCACCGAGGACCTGCGGTCGCTGGCCATCATCTACGACATGACCCCCGGCGAGCTGACCGAGCAGCTCATCGACTGGGGCGTTCTGCCTCCCGAAGCGCGTCCCGCCAAGGAGGACTAA
- the pyrR gene encoding bifunctional pyr operon transcriptional regulator/uracil phosphoribosyltransferase PyrR, whose translation MASRPRDAAAPGGERELLSAGDVARTIARMAHQVIEKTALGGGPGAPPVLLGIPTRGTSLATRLAERVAEFSGVEPPTGALDITLYRDDLRRRPTRPLADTSLPDTGIDDRVVILVDDVLFSGRTVRAALDALRDHGRPRAVQLAVLVDRGHREFPIRADYVGKNIPTARAEDVAVLLSEVDGRDAVLLREGEAKA comes from the coding sequence GTGGCGTCACGCCCTCGTGACGCGGCAGCACCAGGTGGCGAGCGTGAGCTGCTCTCCGCCGGTGATGTCGCGCGCACCATCGCCCGGATGGCCCACCAGGTCATCGAGAAGACCGCCCTCGGCGGCGGCCCGGGCGCACCACCCGTTCTCCTGGGCATCCCGACCCGGGGCACCTCGCTGGCCACGCGGCTGGCCGAGCGCGTCGCCGAGTTCTCCGGCGTCGAACCGCCCACCGGGGCCCTGGACATCACCCTCTACCGCGACGACCTGCGCCGCCGTCCCACGCGGCCGCTCGCGGACACCTCCCTGCCCGACACCGGTATCGACGACCGTGTCGTCATCCTGGTCGACGACGTGCTGTTCTCCGGCCGGACCGTGCGCGCGGCGCTGGACGCCCTGCGCGACCACGGCCGTCCGCGCGCCGTGCAGCTGGCCGTCCTGGTCGACCGCGGGCACCGCGAGTTCCCGATCCGGGCCGATTACGTGGGCAAGAACATCCCGACCGCCCGCGCCGAGGACGTCGCCGTCCTGCTGTCCGAAGTGGATGGGCGCGACGCGGTGCTGCTGCGCGAGGGGGAAGCGAAGGCATGA
- a CDS encoding aspartate carbamoyltransferase catalytic subunit: MKHLLATEGLDPDLATAVLDTADGLKRTLLGREVRKLPTLRGRTVITMFYENSTRTRVSFEIAGKWMSADVVNVSAGGSSVGKGESLRDTALTLSAAGADCVIVRHPASGAAQRLAGWLEGTGTSVVNAGDGMHEHPTQALLDAATLRERLGGIKDRRVAIVGDVLHSRVARSNIHLLSALGAEVVLIAPPTLLPAGAGALPVTVSHDLDAELPALDAVMMLRVQAERMHGGFFPSAREYSIAYGLNEARTRLLPEHAVVLHPGPMLRGMEISSAVADAPSAAITEQVRNGVHVRMAVLYHLLAGEEDAK, translated from the coding sequence ATGAAGCACCTGCTGGCCACCGAAGGCCTCGACCCCGACCTGGCGACCGCGGTGCTGGACACCGCCGACGGTCTCAAGCGCACGCTGCTCGGCCGCGAGGTCCGCAAGCTGCCGACGTTGCGCGGCCGCACCGTCATCACCATGTTCTACGAGAACTCCACCCGGACCAGGGTCTCCTTCGAGATCGCCGGGAAGTGGATGAGCGCCGACGTGGTGAACGTCTCCGCCGGCGGCAGCTCGGTCGGCAAGGGGGAGTCGCTGCGGGACACCGCGCTGACCCTGTCCGCCGCGGGCGCCGACTGCGTCATCGTCCGCCACCCGGCCTCGGGCGCGGCGCAGCGCCTGGCCGGCTGGCTGGAGGGCACCGGCACCTCGGTCGTCAACGCGGGCGACGGTATGCACGAGCACCCCACGCAGGCGCTGCTCGACGCGGCCACCCTGCGGGAACGGCTCGGCGGCATCAAGGACCGGCGGGTCGCCATCGTCGGCGACGTGCTGCACAGCCGGGTCGCTCGCTCCAACATCCACCTGCTGTCCGCGCTCGGCGCCGAAGTGGTGCTGATCGCCCCGCCGACGCTGCTGCCCGCCGGGGCCGGTGCGCTGCCGGTGACCGTGTCGCACGACCTGGACGCCGAACTGCCCGCCCTGGACGCCGTGATGATGTTGCGGGTGCAGGCCGAGCGGATGCACGGCGGGTTCTTCCCGTCGGCCCGCGAGTACTCGATCGCCTACGGCCTGAACGAGGCGCGGACGCGGCTGCTGCCCGAACACGCGGTGGTGCTGCACCCCGGCCCGATGCTGCGCGGCATGGAGATCTCCTCCGCGGTCGCCGACGCGCCGTCCGCGGCGATCACCGAACAGGTCCGCAACGGGGTGCACGTGCGGATGGCCGTCCTGTACCACCTGCTGGCCGGAGAGGAAGACGCGAAGTGA
- a CDS encoding dihydroorotase, with protein sequence MNQVLIKGARLYGEGDPVDVLVTGGTIAEVGEVDVPEGAEVIEAAGQVLLPGFVDLHTHLREPGREDTETIETGSAAAAVGGYTAVFAMANTDPVADNSVIVEHVWRRGRETGLVDVHPVGAVTVGLKGERLAELGTMAKSAAGVRVFSDDGHCVHDPLIMRRALEYSTALDVVIAQHAEEPRLTVGAQAHEGEQASRLGYAGWPASAEESIVARDCILARHAGARLHVCHVSTAGTADVLRWAKDRGTRVSAEVTPHHLLLTDERLDTYDPVNKVNPPLRGGTDVEKLRAALAEGVIDCVATDHAPHAPQDKDCEWAAARPGMLGLQTALSVVAATMVETGLLDWRGVAKVMSERPAEIAGLPDQGRPLAVGEPANLALVDPGAQWTVRGAELASLAANTPYEGMRLPAVVTATLLRGRVTAREGKIC encoded by the coding sequence GTGAACCAGGTACTGATCAAGGGCGCCCGGCTCTACGGCGAGGGCGACCCGGTGGACGTCCTGGTCACCGGCGGCACCATCGCCGAGGTCGGCGAGGTCGACGTGCCCGAGGGCGCCGAAGTCATCGAGGCGGCGGGCCAGGTGCTGCTGCCCGGCTTCGTCGACCTGCACACCCACCTGCGTGAACCGGGCCGCGAGGACACCGAGACGATCGAGACCGGCTCGGCCGCCGCCGCGGTCGGCGGGTACACCGCCGTCTTCGCGATGGCCAACACCGACCCGGTCGCCGACAACTCGGTGATCGTCGAGCACGTGTGGCGCCGGGGCCGCGAGACCGGCCTGGTCGACGTGCACCCGGTCGGCGCCGTGACCGTCGGCCTCAAGGGCGAGCGGCTGGCCGAGCTGGGCACCATGGCGAAGTCGGCGGCGGGCGTGCGGGTGTTCTCCGACGACGGCCACTGCGTGCACGATCCGCTCATCATGCGCCGCGCGCTGGAGTACTCGACCGCGCTGGACGTGGTGATCGCGCAGCACGCCGAGGAGCCGCGGCTGACCGTCGGCGCGCAGGCCCACGAGGGCGAGCAGGCATCGCGGCTGGGCTACGCGGGATGGCCCGCCTCGGCCGAGGAGTCGATCGTCGCGCGCGACTGCATCCTCGCCCGGCACGCCGGTGCGCGCCTGCACGTGTGCCACGTCTCGACCGCCGGGACCGCCGATGTGCTGCGCTGGGCGAAGGATCGAGGCACCCGCGTCTCCGCCGAGGTCACCCCGCACCACCTGCTGCTCACCGACGAGCGCCTGGACACCTACGACCCGGTGAACAAGGTCAACCCGCCGCTGCGGGGAGGCACCGACGTGGAGAAGCTGCGCGCCGCGCTGGCCGAGGGCGTCATCGACTGCGTCGCCACCGACCACGCCCCGCACGCGCCGCAGGACAAGGACTGCGAGTGGGCGGCGGCCCGGCCCGGCATGCTCGGCCTGCAGACCGCGCTGTCCGTCGTCGCCGCGACCATGGTCGAAACCGGACTCCTGGACTGGCGCGGCGTGGCGAAGGTCATGAGCGAGCGCCCCGCCGAGATCGCCGGGCTGCCCGACCAGGGACGGCCGCTCGCCGTGGGCGAACCCGCCAACCTCGCGCTGGTCGACCCGGGCGCACAATGGACCGTGCGGGGGGCGGAGCTGGCCAGCCTCGCCGCCAACACCCCGTACGAGGGAATGCGGTTGCCCGCCGTGGTGACCGCGACGCTGCTGCGCGGGCGCGTGACGGCCCGCGAAGGGAAGATCTGCTGA
- a CDS encoding PH-like domain-containing protein → MDRLLLTLLVFACFLLGLWAMRRSWRRRARSQSAVLPPFPRTPEEPGAEVLPETKGLYVSTTTAGDWQDRIVTRGVGLRGRAVLRLYPSGVEIDRAGAPGFFIPRESIVEVKRASGIAGKVMGTDSLIVITWRLGEKELDTGFRGDDLDVYPQWIKSLSEREIKGGAQ, encoded by the coding sequence ATGGACCGGTTGCTGCTCACCCTGCTGGTGTTCGCCTGCTTCCTGCTCGGCCTGTGGGCCATGCGACGAAGCTGGCGGCGGCGCGCCCGGTCGCAGAGCGCCGTGCTGCCGCCGTTCCCGCGGACCCCGGAAGAGCCCGGCGCCGAGGTGCTGCCGGAGACCAAGGGCCTGTACGTGAGCACCACCACGGCAGGCGACTGGCAGGACCGGATCGTCACGCGCGGGGTCGGCCTGCGCGGACGGGCGGTGCTGCGGCTCTACCCGTCCGGCGTCGAGATCGACCGGGCGGGCGCGCCCGGGTTCTTCATCCCCCGTGAGTCCATTGTGGAGGTCAAACGCGCGAGCGGGATCGCCGGGAAGGTGATGGGTACCGACAGCCTCATCGTCATCACCTGGCGTCTCGGCGAGAAGGAGCTGGACACCGGCTTCCGCGGCGACGACCTCGACGTCTATCCACAGTGGATCAAAAGCTTGTCGGAACGAGAGATCAAGGGAGGAGCCCAGTGA
- the carA gene encoding glutamine-hydrolyzing carbamoyl-phosphate synthase small subunit: protein MTVGTRTPAALVLEDGRVFRGSAYGAQGRTLGEAVFCTGMTGYQETLTDPSYHRQIVVQTAPQIGNTGWNDEDDESARIWVSGYVVRDPARTPSNWRSRRTLDDELARQGVVGISGVDTRTLTRHLREQGAMRAGVFSGDALDTDEAMVGQVLASPPMKGADLAGEVTTAKPYVVAPEGERRFRVAALDLGIKSNTPRQMSRRGIELHVLPSTSSVEELLAVEPDGVFLSNGPGDPATQDHAVALTEEALRREIPLFGICFGNQVLGRALGLGTYKMRYGHRGINIPVIDVETRRVAITAQNHGFALEGEPGQRFESPFGAARISHYCPNDDTVEGVRCADVPAFSVQYHPEAAAGPHDAAPLFDEFVTLMEKKSR from the coding sequence GTGACCGTGGGCACCAGGACACCGGCCGCATTGGTGCTGGAGGACGGGCGGGTGTTCCGCGGATCGGCCTACGGCGCCCAGGGTCGCACGCTGGGCGAGGCCGTGTTCTGTACCGGCATGACCGGCTACCAGGAGACGCTGACCGATCCGTCCTACCACCGTCAGATCGTGGTGCAGACCGCGCCGCAGATCGGCAACACCGGCTGGAACGACGAGGACGACGAGTCCGCCCGCATCTGGGTGTCCGGCTACGTCGTGCGCGACCCGGCCCGTACCCCGTCGAACTGGCGGTCCCGCCGCACCCTGGACGACGAGCTGGCACGCCAGGGCGTCGTCGGCATCAGCGGCGTCGACACCCGCACCCTGACCCGCCACCTGCGTGAGCAGGGCGCGATGCGCGCCGGGGTGTTCTCCGGCGACGCGCTGGACACCGACGAGGCGATGGTCGGGCAGGTGCTCGCGAGCCCGCCGATGAAGGGTGCCGACCTGGCGGGCGAGGTCACCACGGCCAAGCCGTACGTCGTGGCGCCCGAGGGTGAGCGCCGCTTCCGCGTCGCCGCGCTGGACCTGGGCATCAAATCCAACACCCCGCGCCAGATGAGCCGCCGCGGCATCGAGCTGCACGTGCTGCCCTCGACGAGCTCGGTGGAGGAGCTGCTGGCGGTCGAACCGGACGGGGTGTTCCTGTCCAACGGCCCCGGTGACCCGGCCACGCAGGACCACGCGGTCGCGCTGACCGAGGAGGCGCTGCGCCGCGAGATCCCGCTGTTCGGCATCTGCTTCGGCAACCAGGTCCTCGGCCGCGCGCTGGGGCTGGGCACCTACAAGATGCGCTACGGCCACCGGGGCATCAACATCCCGGTGATCGACGTGGAGACCCGGCGGGTGGCGATCACCGCGCAGAACCACGGCTTCGCCCTCGAAGGCGAGCCCGGTCAGCGGTTCGAGTCGCCCTTCGGGGCCGCCCGGATCAGCCACTACTGCCCGAACGACGACACCGTCGAGGGCGTGCGCTGCGCCGACGTGCCCGCGTTTTCGGTGCAGTACCACCCCGAGGCGGCCGCCGGACCGCACGATGCGGCGCCGCTGTTCGACGAGTTCGTGACCCTGATGGAGAAGAAGAGCCGCTGA